One segment of bacterium DNA contains the following:
- a CDS encoding TIGR02757 family protein: MSRPLIMKVTRRHLENLYSALNRREFVSPDPLQFLYEYDDPFDREVVGLIASSLAYGRVAQILNSVRKILDNMEEPRRFVIDSTPGKLNKIFSDFKHRFTTGDDMASMLTGVQRAIKKHGSLGKCFASHTKKSDQNAMPALAGFVSELGAGTSLLPCPDKKSACKRLNMYLRWMVRRDDVDPGGWKGISPAKLIVPLDTHMYRISKKLGFTNRKAPNYTTAIEITQAFKKFSPDDPVRYDFALTRLGIRNDLDTLDLLDWA, encoded by the coding sequence ATGTCGCGACCCCTGATCATGAAAGTCACAAGACGACACCTCGAGAATCTTTACAGCGCCCTCAACCGCCGCGAGTTCGTCTCGCCCGATCCGCTTCAGTTCCTCTACGAATACGACGATCCCTTCGACCGCGAGGTCGTGGGGCTCATCGCCAGCTCGCTCGCTTACGGCAGGGTAGCGCAGATCCTGAACAGCGTTCGAAAGATACTGGACAACATGGAAGAGCCCAGGCGCTTTGTGATCGATTCGACGCCGGGAAAATTGAACAAGATATTTTCGGATTTCAAACACCGCTTCACGACCGGCGACGATATGGCGTCCATGTTGACCGGCGTGCAGCGCGCGATAAAAAAACACGGCTCGTTGGGCAAATGTTTCGCCTCACATACAAAAAAATCGGATCAAAACGCGATGCCCGCGCTCGCCGGTTTTGTGTCGGAGCTCGGAGCGGGCACGAGCCTCCTGCCGTGCCCCGACAAGAAGAGCGCGTGCAAGCGGCTCAACATGTACCTGCGCTGGATGGTGAGAAGGGACGACGTCGATCCGGGCGGCTGGAAGGGGATCTCTCCTGCGAAGCTCATAGTTCCGCTGGACACGCACATGTATCGGATCTCGAAGAAGCTCGGGTTCACGAACCGCAAGGCGCCCAACTACACGACGGCCATCGAGATCACCCAGGCCTTCAAAAAGTTCTCGCCCGACGACCCGGTCCGCTACGACTTCGCCCTCACCCGCCTGGGCATAAGAAACGACCTCGACACCCTGGACCTCCTCGATTGGGCTTGA
- the ettA gene encoding energy-dependent translational throttle protein EttA, with translation MADRDNEPQKVIFSMHRVSRVHPPKKQVLKEISLGFYYGAKIGVLGANGSGKSSLLKIIAGFDDGYSGEVHFAKDYSVGLLEQEPLLDPKKTVKEAVSEGVQEIVDMLKEFDEINNSFANPMSDEEMAKLLERQAKVQERLDHADAWNLDNRLALAMDALRCPQDDALIETLSGGEKRRVALCRLLLKEPDILLLDEPTNHLDAETVLWLERHLRDYKGTVIAVTHDRYFLDNVAGWILELDRGYGIPWKGNYSSWLEQKEERLAREERADQKRLRTLDRELEWIRQSPSARRAKSKARITNYENLLKQDPARLDEDIEIYIAPGPRLGTSVIEAENLSKAYGDNLLFENMNFSLPQGGIVGVIGPNGAGKTTLFKMIMGLEKPDSGAFKIGDTVKLGYVKQDRFAPDDERTVWECISGGAETVSLGNREVNSRAYVARFNFSGTDQQKKIKLLSGGERNRVHLAMTLKDAGNVLLLDEPTNDLDVNTLRALEVALENFAGCAVIISHDRWFLDRIATHILAFEGDSQAVWFEGNFAEYEADRIRRLGDAAKEVHRIKYKKLKRG, from the coding sequence ATGGCAGACCGGGACAATGAACCGCAAAAAGTGATCTTTTCGATGCACCGGGTGAGCAGGGTGCATCCGCCCAAGAAACAGGTCCTGAAGGAGATTTCTTTGGGTTTTTATTACGGCGCGAAGATCGGGGTGCTGGGGGCGAACGGTTCGGGCAAGAGTTCGCTCCTCAAGATCATCGCGGGTTTCGACGACGGCTACAGCGGCGAAGTCCATTTTGCCAAGGATTACAGCGTAGGCCTCCTGGAGCAGGAGCCGCTCCTCGATCCCAAGAAGACGGTGAAGGAGGCAGTCTCCGAAGGGGTCCAGGAGATCGTCGACATGCTCAAGGAGTTCGACGAGATCAACAATTCGTTCGCAAACCCGATGTCCGACGAGGAGATGGCAAAGCTGCTCGAGCGCCAGGCCAAGGTGCAGGAGAGGCTCGATCACGCCGACGCGTGGAACCTGGACAATCGCCTCGCGCTCGCCATGGACGCACTGCGCTGTCCGCAGGACGATGCGCTGATAGAGACGCTCTCCGGCGGAGAGAAGCGCCGCGTCGCCCTGTGCAGATTGCTTCTAAAGGAGCCGGACATCCTCCTGCTCGACGAGCCGACCAACCATCTGGACGCGGAGACGGTCTTGTGGCTGGAGCGACATCTGAGGGACTATAAAGGCACGGTCATCGCAGTCACCCATGACAGATATTTTCTGGACAACGTGGCGGGATGGATACTGGAGCTCGATCGCGGCTACGGGATCCCGTGGAAGGGAAACTATTCCTCATGGCTGGAGCAGAAAGAGGAGCGCCTGGCCCGCGAAGAGCGCGCGGACCAAAAACGCCTCCGGACCCTGGATCGCGAATTGGAATGGATCCGCCAATCGCCTTCCGCCCGCCGCGCCAAGAGCAAGGCCCGCATCACGAATTACGAAAACCTCCTGAAGCAGGACCCGGCGAGGCTGGACGAGGACATCGAGATTTATATCGCGCCCGGGCCGCGCCTGGGCACCTCCGTCATAGAGGCGGAGAATCTTTCAAAGGCCTACGGCGACAATCTCCTCTTTGAGAATATGAACTTCTCGCTGCCCCAGGGCGGCATCGTGGGCGTCATCGGCCCCAACGGCGCGGGCAAGACGACGCTCTTCAAGATGATCATGGGGCTCGAGAAGCCGGACAGTGGTGCATTTAAAATCGGCGACACGGTGAAGCTGGGTTATGTGAAGCAGGACCGTTTTGCCCCGGACGACGAGCGCACGGTTTGGGAATGCATATCCGGCGGCGCGGAGACCGTGTCCCTGGGCAACCGCGAGGTGAATTCCCGCGCCTACGTCGCCAGGTTCAATTTTTCAGGCACTGACCAGCAGAAGAAGATCAAACTCCTGTCCGGCGGCGAGAGGAACCGTGTGCATCTGGCCATGACGCTCAAGGACGCGGGCAACGTCCTGCTCCTGGACGAGCCGACCAACGACCTCGACGTGAACACTCTCCGCGCGCTGGAAGTGGCGCTGGAAAATTTCGCCGGCTGCGCGGTCATCATAAGCCACGACCGCTGGTTCCTGGACCGCATCGCCACGCATATCCTGGCCTTTGAAGGCGATTCGCAGGCGGTCTGGTTCGAAGGGAACTTCGCCGAATACGAAGCGGACCGCATCCGCCGTCTTGGCGACGCCGCAAAAGAGGTCCACCGCATCAAATACAAAAAACTGAAGAGGGGCTGA
- a CDS encoding leucyl aminopeptidase has translation MKLTVSRQTPESFKADIISIGLFERAKEDEGARHALIKHVDGGIALDKAMAGSVSKQIADEKFKGERGTHRMLFTAGKIPAKFILLVGMGRRKDLTLDILREAGAAISKAARVVKADSAALVLERGSVDDLHAADRARAIAEGAILGSYAFEAYKTDGEERPAPLSELHFLYEGDAAPVKAAVDRAKILAEAQNAARDLTNTPGQDATPTRIAAAARKVAAKYKMGFKSLGRAAIQKQRMGGLLAVSRGSAEPPAFIIMSYKPRGRAHGKIALVGKGITFDSGGISIKPARGMDVMKSDMAGAASVIAAMQAIAQLKPAVEVNAYIPAAENMPDGRAIKPGDIIKARNGKTVEIISTDAEGRLVLADALSFAADKKPDVIVELSTLTGGAAYCCGELYTIILGTDHKLVEKVKKGAEATGERIWQLPMVDEYKKGYTSGIADLNNSGKSKAQTIMGAIFLKEFVGDLAFAHLDIAASAWTDEGLPLWPKGATGVMVRTLAEFVVNFRKG, from the coding sequence ATGAAGCTCACCGTGAGCAGACAGACGCCTGAATCTTTCAAGGCGGACATAATTTCCATAGGGCTCTTCGAGAGGGCGAAGGAGGACGAGGGTGCGAGGCACGCCCTCATCAAGCATGTGGACGGAGGCATCGCGCTGGACAAGGCGATGGCGGGCAGCGTCTCGAAACAGATCGCGGATGAAAAATTCAAGGGAGAGCGCGGCACGCACCGCATGCTCTTCACGGCAGGCAAGATACCGGCGAAATTCATATTGCTCGTCGGCATGGGCCGGCGCAAGGACCTGACCCTCGATATCCTGAGGGAGGCCGGCGCCGCGATTTCAAAGGCGGCGCGCGTGGTCAAGGCCGACTCCGCAGCGCTGGTGCTCGAACGCGGCTCGGTCGACGACCTGCACGCCGCGGATAGGGCGCGCGCCATAGCGGAGGGCGCCATTCTAGGCAGCTATGCGTTCGAGGCCTACAAGACCGACGGAGAGGAGAGGCCCGCGCCGCTCTCGGAGCTCCATTTCCTCTACGAGGGAGACGCCGCGCCGGTCAAGGCCGCAGTGGATCGGGCGAAGATTCTAGCCGAGGCGCAGAACGCTGCGCGCGACCTCACGAACACGCCCGGCCAGGACGCGACCCCGACGCGGATCGCTGCGGCGGCGAGAAAGGTGGCCGCGAAATACAAGATGGGCTTCAAGTCGCTCGGCAGGGCGGCCATACAGAAGCAGCGCATGGGCGGACTCTTGGCGGTGTCGAGGGGATCGGCCGAGCCGCCGGCCTTCATAATCATGTCGTACAAACCCAGGGGGCGCGCGCACGGAAAGATAGCGCTCGTGGGCAAGGGGATCACGTTCGACTCAGGCGGGATCTCCATCAAGCCCGCGCGCGGCATGGACGTCATGAAGAGCGACATGGCCGGAGCTGCGAGCGTCATCGCCGCCATGCAGGCGATCGCGCAGCTGAAGCCCGCGGTCGAGGTGAACGCGTATATCCCGGCTGCGGAGAACATGCCGGACGGCCGCGCCATAAAGCCGGGAGACATAATCAAGGCGAGAAACGGAAAGACCGTCGAAATCATAAGCACCGACGCAGAAGGGAGGCTCGTGTTGGCCGACGCCCTCTCCTTTGCCGCGGATAAGAAGCCGGACGTCATAGTCGAGCTCTCGACTCTCACCGGAGGAGCGGCCTACTGCTGCGGCGAACTCTACACGATAATCCTTGGGACCGACCATAAGCTCGTGGAGAAGGTGAAGAAGGGCGCCGAGGCGACCGGCGAACGCATTTGGCAGCTGCCCATGGTGGACGAATACAAGAAGGGTTACACCTCGGGCATAGCCGATCTCAACAACAGCGGGAAGAGCAAGGCCCAGACGATCATGGGAGCGATATTCTTAAAGGAGTTCGTGGGCGACCTAGCGTTCGCTCACCTCGACATTGCGGCGAGCGCATGGACGGATGAGGGCCTGCCGCTGTGGCCTAAGGGCGCTACCGGCGTGATGGTGCGCACCCTTGCGGAGTTTGTCGTAAACTTCAGAAAAGGCTGA
- a CDS encoding sulfite exporter TauE/SafE family protein has protein sequence MPVEYLVIGIASLVVASLTLFSGFGLGTLLMPVFALFFPVEIAIAATALVHASNNALKLPLFARGANWRVVVRFGVPALVAAFFGAWLLTSISGMEPIYEYDLLGRHAAVTPVKLVIALLILIFSMLDLMPRFAKLSFHENLLPLGGVLSGFFGGLSGHQGALRSAFLIKAGLTAQAFVATAAVVGFMVDAVRLGVYGAGFANAGLYDSAGAKVWGLVITGMLCAFAGTLIGRGLLKKITLRFVQLVTGTMLILMALLLGSGLV, from the coding sequence ATGCCCGTGGAATACCTGGTGATCGGAATCGCTTCTCTTGTGGTCGCATCGCTCACCCTCTTCTCGGGCTTCGGGCTCGGCACGCTGCTCATGCCGGTGTTCGCCCTGTTCTTCCCGGTCGAGATCGCAATCGCGGCGACCGCGCTAGTGCACGCTTCCAACAACGCGCTCAAACTCCCGCTCTTCGCAAGGGGCGCGAACTGGCGCGTGGTCGTGCGCTTCGGCGTCCCGGCGCTCGTCGCGGCCTTCTTCGGCGCGTGGCTCCTCACCTCCATCTCCGGCATGGAGCCGATATACGAGTACGATCTCCTGGGCAGGCACGCCGCCGTCACACCGGTGAAGCTCGTGATCGCCCTCCTCATCCTGATCTTCTCGATGCTCGATCTCATGCCGCGCTTCGCGAAGCTCTCGTTCCATGAAAATCTCCTCCCGCTAGGCGGTGTTCTCTCAGGCTTCTTCGGCGGCCTCTCCGGCCACCAGGGCGCCCTGCGATCCGCATTTCTCATAAAGGCAGGGCTCACCGCGCAGGCCTTCGTCGCCACGGCTGCGGTGGTCGGTTTCATGGTGGATGCGGTGAGGCTCGGGGTCTACGGCGCGGGCTTTGCCAATGCCGGCCTCTACGACTCGGCGGGCGCAAAGGTCTGGGGGCTGGTGATCACGGGGATGCTCTGCGCATTCGCAGGCACCCTCATCGGCAGGGGCCTGCTAAAGAAGATAACCCTGAGGTTCGTGCAACTGGTTACCGGCACCATGCTCATCCTCATGGCGCTCCTGCTGGGCTCAGGCCTGGTATAA